In Paenibacillus hexagrammi, the following are encoded in one genomic region:
- a CDS encoding sensor domain-containing diguanylate cyclase, whose amino-acid sequence MKANPDVPSFTHNFSNHQASRKHVRAALILAILLVTVVGFTLPYSRYAGISIQAFLPAFISAVAICELITMYLVFSEFQVNRSPALAVLASAYLFTGLITIPHILTFPGVFSETGLLHAGNQTAVWLWVFWHGGYPSFIFLYTLINRKYGEHQVTHLQARRILLSAVCGTIAIVTILTLIAIYGNSWLPKIIQKDNYRVLITSGIGPIVWTLNLLALLSMQFIVRKKSVVHIWLTLAVLASLLDVTLTLFSGSRYSIGWYVARLNSILSAGTLLVVFLYEIRFLYYRVVQQERIFRTVFEFAAVGIARIDLSQKPIESNHAFQQMLGYEEEELQKTPLSGITHPEDVLLDERLMDELVYGQRKNFQVEKRYLHKNGGMVWGNSIVSLVRGVNDEPEFFIGMVEDITKRKQYEEQIHFQAYHDALTGLPNRVLFADRLNLSVLQAARNPKKIGVMFLDLDGFKQVNDTLGHNIGDLLLKQVSERLVASMREGDTVARMGGDEFTMILPDLQDVNDARVLAERVLNVVKQPYVLEGHHVTVTTSIGISLYPYHGEDGQTLMKLADMAMYKAKESGKNQYAIYA is encoded by the coding sequence TTGAAGGCTAATCCTGATGTTCCCAGCTTTACTCATAATTTCTCCAACCATCAAGCATCCAGAAAGCACGTCAGAGCTGCGCTAATTCTTGCGATTCTGTTAGTAACGGTCGTTGGCTTCACCTTGCCGTACTCTCGTTATGCGGGAATCAGCATTCAAGCCTTTTTGCCTGCTTTCATCTCGGCAGTCGCCATCTGCGAGCTGATTACGATGTATCTGGTGTTCAGTGAATTCCAAGTCAACCGCTCACCGGCGCTGGCCGTACTCGCTTCTGCTTATTTATTTACCGGACTCATTACGATCCCGCATATTTTAACCTTCCCCGGCGTATTTAGCGAAACGGGTCTGCTGCATGCCGGTAATCAAACGGCTGTATGGCTGTGGGTGTTCTGGCATGGCGGATACCCTTCCTTTATTTTCTTGTATACACTTATAAACCGAAAGTATGGGGAGCATCAAGTCACCCACCTTCAAGCGAGGCGAATTTTACTATCGGCTGTATGCGGGACGATTGCAATTGTCACCATTCTTACCCTGATCGCGATCTATGGAAACAGCTGGCTGCCCAAAATCATCCAGAAGGACAATTACCGCGTACTGATAACCTCCGGCATTGGCCCTATCGTGTGGACGTTAAACCTGCTGGCGCTGCTAAGCATGCAATTCATCGTTCGCAAGAAGTCAGTTGTCCATATTTGGCTTACTCTTGCTGTACTTGCATCCTTGCTCGATGTGACACTGACTTTGTTTTCAGGAAGCAGGTACAGCATTGGCTGGTACGTAGCCAGACTAAATAGTATTTTATCGGCCGGCACTTTACTCGTTGTTTTTTTGTACGAAATTCGCTTTCTATATTACCGCGTTGTGCAGCAGGAACGTATCTTCCGAACCGTGTTTGAGTTCGCTGCTGTAGGTATTGCCAGAATTGACCTGAGTCAGAAACCGATTGAATCCAATCATGCTTTTCAACAAATGCTTGGCTATGAAGAAGAGGAGCTCCAGAAAACGCCTCTATCCGGCATTACGCATCCTGAAGATGTGCTCCTTGATGAACGCTTAATGGATGAGCTGGTTTACGGACAACGCAAAAATTTTCAGGTGGAAAAACGTTATTTACATAAAAATGGCGGCATGGTGTGGGGAAATTCGATTGTTTCTCTAGTTCGGGGAGTCAATGATGAACCGGAATTTTTTATCGGCATGGTGGAGGACATTACGAAGCGGAAGCAATATGAAGAGCAAATTCATTTTCAGGCCTACCATGATGCGCTAACAGGGCTTCCGAACCGTGTATTGTTCGCAGATCGACTGAATTTGTCCGTGCTTCAAGCGGCTCGCAATCCCAAGAAAATAGGCGTTATGTTCTTGGACCTGGATGGCTTCAAGCAGGTAAATGATACATTAGGGCACAATATCGGGGATCTGCTGCTGAAGCAGGTGTCCGAACGATTGGTTGCTTCGATGCGGGAAGGAGATACGGTTGCGAGGATGGGAGGCGACGAATTCACCATGATTCTGCCTGATCTGCAGGATGTGAATGATGCACGTGTCTTGGCCGAGCGTGTACTAAATGTTGTGAAGCAGCCTTATGTGCTGGAAGGTCATCATGTCACAGTCACAACAAGTATCGGAATCAGCTTATATCCGTATCATGGGGAAGATGGACAGACACTGATGAAGCTGGCGGATATGGCCATGTACAAAGCAAAAGAAAGCGGCAAAAACCAGTATGCCATTTATGCATAA
- a CDS encoding lactonase family protein: protein MQLRYRKREHKGIEAYELENASYLAVDAQRHRLYAVSETEVYEGKYGGSAAAYTIDKESGKLDKLNQQPTHGAAPCYISSDATGQSVYVANYLAGNVTVFPVTTDGSLGKHSQLIQHQGTLGPNAARQEHAHAHSIVPDPRNRFAVSADLGLDRLLVSIIDEAAHKLTPHEETAMAPGAGPRHVVFTADSRFAYAVNELGSTVTVLAYNAEAGVLTPLQNVSTLPADYSGSNICADIHLSPDGRYVYASNRGHDSIAVYAVDEQRGTLSLEQLQETHGHTPRNFALSPQGDFLLAANQDSDTIVVFRINKVLGLLTEAGQTLQVPKPVCIKFL, encoded by the coding sequence GTGCAGCTTCGATACCGAAAGCGGGAGCATAAGGGAATTGAAGCTTATGAGCTTGAAAATGCTTCGTATCTGGCTGTTGATGCGCAGCGGCATAGACTTTATGCGGTTAGTGAGACGGAAGTATACGAAGGTAAGTACGGCGGCTCTGCCGCTGCCTACACAATCGATAAGGAGTCCGGGAAGCTGGACAAGCTGAATCAGCAGCCTACGCACGGCGCAGCTCCCTGCTATATCAGCTCGGACGCTACGGGACAAAGTGTCTATGTGGCCAACTACCTGGCTGGGAATGTGACGGTGTTTCCGGTTACAACGGACGGCAGTCTTGGCAAGCATAGCCAGCTGATTCAACACCAAGGCACGCTCGGTCCGAACGCGGCTCGGCAGGAGCACGCGCACGCGCACTCAATCGTGCCGGACCCGCGGAACCGCTTCGCGGTATCCGCAGACCTCGGACTCGACCGCTTGCTCGTGTCGATCATCGATGAGGCGGCGCACAAGCTGACGCCGCACGAAGAAACCGCCATGGCGCCGGGCGCAGGCCCGCGCCATGTGGTTTTCACCGCAGACAGCCGCTTCGCATATGCGGTGAACGAGCTCGGCAGCACGGTGACGGTGCTGGCGTATAACGCGGAAGCGGGCGTGTTGACGCCGCTTCAGAACGTGTCCACGCTGCCCGCGGACTACAGCGGCAGCAACATCTGCGCGGACATCCATCTGTCTCCGGATGGCCGCTATGTGTATGCGTCCAACCGCGGACACGACAGTATCGCGGTTTATGCCGTTGACGAGCAGCGCGGGACGCTGTCGCTCGAGCAGCTGCAGGAGACGCACGGCCATACACCGCGCAACTTTGCCTTATCGCCGCAGGGAGACTTCCTGCTGGCGGCGAACCAGGATTCGGACACGATCGTCGTGTTCCGAATTAACAAAGTATTAGGTCTGTTGACCGAGGCCGGACAGACCTTACAAGTGCCCAAGCCGGTGTGCATCAAATTTCTCTAG
- a CDS encoding aldo/keto reductase — translation MKYRPLGNTGIQVSEISFGTWAIGGSWGNVNDADSLKALHQAMEEGVNFFDTADVYGDGHSEELLAQATAGRESEIHIATKFCRSADIHDPATYSEERVRAFCEASLKRLKREAIDLYQIHCPPFEILKQGAVFEVLDKLQAEGKIRHYGVSVETVEEGLFCLEQPNVRALQVILNLFRQKPLEQLLPAAHAKGVGILARLPLASGLLTGKFKEQTTFESDDHRSFNENGEHFNVGETFAGLGFAKGLELSRELAWIAEGRESMTRASLRWLLDQEAVSCVIPGFKNTAQVMDNLQAANVPSFTAEEQAKLRAWYEQSVHAHIRGAY, via the coding sequence GTGAAATACAGACCATTAGGCAATACTGGTATCCAGGTAAGTGAAATCAGCTTCGGTACGTGGGCCATCGGCGGCTCATGGGGAAACGTGAATGATGCGGATTCCTTGAAAGCGCTCCATCAAGCTATGGAAGAAGGCGTGAACTTTTTCGATACGGCGGACGTATATGGGGACGGTCACAGTGAAGAACTGCTGGCCCAAGCAACGGCCGGCCGCGAAAGCGAAATCCATATCGCCACCAAGTTTTGCCGCAGTGCGGACATTCACGACCCTGCCACGTATTCCGAAGAACGGGTACGCGCTTTCTGTGAAGCCAGCTTGAAACGGTTGAAGCGTGAAGCGATCGATTTATATCAAATCCACTGCCCTCCTTTTGAAATTTTGAAGCAAGGAGCTGTGTTTGAGGTGCTTGACAAGCTTCAAGCGGAAGGCAAAATCCGCCACTACGGCGTAAGCGTTGAAACCGTCGAGGAAGGCTTGTTCTGTCTGGAGCAGCCTAACGTCCGTGCGCTGCAGGTGATTCTCAACCTGTTTAGACAAAAGCCGCTTGAGCAGCTGCTTCCTGCCGCCCATGCCAAAGGCGTCGGCATACTCGCCCGTTTGCCTCTAGCCAGCGGACTGCTGACAGGCAAGTTCAAGGAGCAAACGACGTTCGAGTCCGACGACCACCGCAGCTTCAATGAGAACGGCGAGCACTTCAACGTCGGCGAGACGTTCGCAGGCCTTGGCTTCGCCAAAGGACTCGAGCTGAGCCGCGAACTGGCTTGGATCGCCGAGGGCCGCGAAAGCATGACACGCGCATCGCTGCGCTGGCTGCTGGATCAGGAAGCCGTCAGCTGCGTCATCCCGGGCTTCAAGAACACTGCGCAGGTGATGGACAATCTGCAAGCTGCGAACGTTCCTTCGTTTACAGCTGAAGAGCAAGCCAAGCTTCGCGCTTGGTACGAGCAAAGCGTGCACGCGCATATCCGCGGCGCTTACTAA